One window from the genome of Amaranthus tricolor cultivar Red isolate AtriRed21 chromosome 9, ASM2621246v1, whole genome shotgun sequence encodes:
- the LOC130823208 gene encoding uncharacterized protein LOC130823208: MVLNSFGRLMAGQKYLEWEKSLERYFEYKDIQEEVQRYKIAKVKLKGYGDSWLQGEQRGHTLRGKASISTWRKLKKRMRDRFIPHNYKQSQYVKWSTLQQRGDPVEDYIKEFDRLAIVCEVTENEELKLGRFIAGLDQELQEKLEGYTNLTFVEACKLVVKFDAKRKKKKSTFIPQVARKPTFPTKEGSSLVKPNDPPRKDKKDFKLSDIVCYKCGGRGHFKKDCPNSRALTMQEVKLIANQTIDWEEFEDEEGEAVGEDEEEDQCFPEEEAKQSLVVRRALQAQVEEPIAPQRQHIFITKCKVEGEVCDLIIDSGSEANTVSKTLVTKLGLTTTNHPNPYKLSWLDSNSSTGVRKQSMVSFSIGSYHDSQLCDVVSMDACHILLGRPWQTDRKSVHDGYHNTYTITHQGKQKKLHPLPPPRFSQKVKQSKEVSLLTLKEFEREIDGENEVYLLYSKEIHEKFVSQNPKLAQLIKDFKDVFPDELPNGLPPLRGIEHQIDLIPGAPLPNKPAYRCNPLETKELQRQIEELMSMGYVRESMSPCAVPALLVPKKEGTWRMCIDSRAVNNITIKYRFPIPRLDDMLDELSGSNIFSKVDLRSGYHQIRMREGDEWKTAFKTKHGLYEWLVMPFGLTNAPSTFMRLMNEVLRPFLGKFVVVYLDDILIYSKREDEHLLHLLEVFTVLRKQKLYGKLEKCNFMLYEVTFLGYIISGEGVKVDPSKIEAIQSWPSPKTLTEVRSFHGLASFYRRFIRNFSTLMAPITECTKKGSFEWTPQAQKAFEEVKEKMCNTPILALPDFSKPFEVECDASGRGIGAVLIQEGRPIAYFSEKLSQDLTPFPTPLKFSHDAESRANEIQKLHKQVVEKIEKMNERVKERVDQKRKEVSLTLGLNPRPSSRLHSLL; encoded by the exons ATGGTTTTGAACAGTTTTGGAAGGTTAATGGCTGGAC AaaagtacttggaatgggagaagtccttggaaaggtactttgaatACAAAGACATTCAAGAGGAAGTACAAAGATACAAGATAGCCAAAGTCAAGCTGAAAGGCTATGGTGATAGTTGGTTGCAAGGAGAACAAAGGGGGCATACCCTTAGGGGGAAAGCTTCCATCTCTACTTGGAGGAAATTGAAGAAAAGGATGAGGGATCGCTTtattcctcacaattacaaaCAAAGTCAATATGTAAAGTGGAGTACTTTACAACAAAGAGGCGACCCAGTTGAAGATTACATAAAGGAGTTTGATAGACTcgccattgtgtgtgaagtcacagaaaatgaagagctcaagTTGGGGCGTTTTATTGCTGGTTTGGATCAAGAATTGCAAGAgaagcttgaaggttacaccAACTTAACCTTTGTGGAAGCTTGTAAACTTGTGGTGAAATTCGATgctaagaggaagaagaagaagtctaCTTTCATTCCTCAAGTGGCTCGAAAACCTACCTTTCCTACCAAGGAGGGGTCTAGTCTTGTCAAACCTAATGATCCACCTAGGAAGGACAAGAAGGACTTCAAACTTAGTGACATTGTatgttacaagtgtggaggaAGAGGGCATTTCAAGAAAGATTGCCCAAATTCAAGGGCCTTAACTATGCAAGAGGTGAAGCTCATTGCCAACCAAACTATAGATTGGGAAgagtttgaagatgaagaaggggAGGCCGTGGGTGAAGATGAAGAGGAGGACCAATGCTTTCCAGAAGAGGAGGCCAAGCAAAGCCTAGTGGTGAGGAGGGCGTTGCAAGCCCAAGTTGAGGAGCCCATAGCACCTCAAAgacaacacattttcatcaccaagTGCAAGGTTGAAGGCGAGGtatgtgatttgattattgatagtgggAGTGAGGCAAATACGGTTTCTAAAACTCTAGTAACCAAACTTGGTCTTACAACTACAAATCATCCAAATCCTTAtaagttgagttggttagattcGAATTCCAGCACGGGGGTTAGAAAACAAAGCATGGTTAGTTTTTCCATTGGTTCTTATCATGATTCTCAATTATGTGATGTTGTGTctatggatgcttgtcatattTTACTTGGTAGACCATGGCAAACTGATCGAAAATCTGTCCATGATGGTTATCATAATACTTACACTATAACTCACcaaggaaaacaaaaaaaattacatcccTTACCACCCCCACGTTTTTCACAAAAAGTTAAACAATCTAAGGAGGTGTCATTGCTCACTcttaaagaatttgagagggagATTGATGGTGAGAATGAGGTGTATCTGTTGTATTCTAAAGAAATCCATGAAAAATTTGTGagtcaaaaccctaaattggcTCAATTGATTAAAGACTTTAAAGATGTATTTCCTGATGAGTTACCTAATGGGTTACCACCTTTAAGAGGTATTGAACATCAAATTGATCTTATTCCTGGTGCTCCTTTGCCTAACAAACCCGCCTATAGATGTAATCCTTTGGAGActaaggagttgcaaagacaaaTAGAGGAGTTGATGAGTATGGGGTATGTGCGTGAGTCTATGAGTCCTTGTGCTGTTCCTGCTCTTTTGGTTCCTAAAAAGGAGGGTACATGGCGTATGTGTATTGATAGTAGGGCTGTTAATAACATTACTATCAAGTACAGGTTTCCTATCCCAAggcttgatgacatgcttgatgagttGAGTGGCTCTAATATCTTTTCTAAAGTTGATTTGAGGAGTGGCTATCATCAAATTCGAATGAGGGAaggagatgaatggaagactgCTTTCAAGACCAAGCATGGGTTGTACGAGTGGCTTGTTATGCCATTTGGGCTCACCAATGCTCCTagcactttcatgagattgatgaatgaaGTGTTGAGGCCTTTTCTAGGCAAGTTCGTGGTGGTGTATCTTGATGACATCCTCATCTATAGCAAGCGTGAAGATGAAcatttgttacatttattggAAGTTTTCACTGTTTTAAGAAAgcaaaaattgtatggaaaacttGAGAAATGTAATTTTATGCTATATGAGGTCACTTTTCTTGGTTACATTATTTCAGGTGAAGGTGTGAAAGTTGATCCAAGCAAGATTGAGGCTATTCAATCATGGCCTAGTCCCAAGACACTCACGGAGGTGCGCTCATTCCATGGGTTAGCTTCCTTTTATAGGAGGTTCATTCGCAATTTCAGCACTCTCATGGCTCCTATAACTGAGTGCACAAAGAAGGGCTCGTTTGAGTGGACTCCCCAAGCTCAAAAGGCCTTTGAGGAGGTCAAAGAGAAGATGTGCAACACTCCAATCCTAGCACTTCCAGATTTCTCAAAGCCATTTGAAGttgagtgtgatgcaagtgggaggGGAATTGGTGCCGTTTTGATTCAAGAAGGGCGTCCAATCGCTTATTTTAGCGAGAAGTTGAGCCAAG ATCTTACGCCTTTTCCTACACCTTTGAAGTTTAGTCATGATGCCGAGTCTAGAGCTAATGAGATCCAAAAGTTGCATAAACAAGTTGTggaaaagattgagaaaatgaatgagAGGGTTAAGGAAAGAGtggatcaaaagagaaaagaa